CTGTCATATGTTTGGGATGACTGCTACTAAAATGTCTTTTCAACAGATGTGTGAAGAACTCCAGTTTCATCTTTATATGTGGTTAAATCTAGATAATTGATTGGATTTGCTCCATGCTGTATTCACAGGTGGTTTCCTAAGATGTTTGTGGATTTtggggaaataataaataataggagtGACTCAGTGAGGGTTCAGCCAATAACCACACTCCTTTTTTATGATCCAGTTTGATTTGAAAGTAACTCTCAGGATATTAAACATCAGTAAAGACAATGTCGCACAAGGAAACTTTAACCAACAAACCACAGAGTAAAACGAGAATTAATAAAAGTGTGGCATTCCATCAAAGCCAGtttatacaaatgtgttgaagaagtGGTTTCAACAATCTGAACAGAAAAGACCAGAAGGAATGACAAGAAAAACTGACACTTGTGAAGGACTTGGAGGTTTTTTGTGTCCCCCTAAGAGAGGGTGAGCAGAATGAAGGATcaaacagtttggaaaatgaaggaataTTTCTGTTGTTGTGTCAAAGGACTGTAGAAACAAACCCATAAGTTGATGCTATCATCCTGATCTACATAGTGTTAATGTGAGACTTGATgtaaaatatttgacaaattcttttttattttggaatgtcaggaaaaaataacaagtacatttttcagagttttgaaagagcaaTTTATGACATTTAAATACTAATGAATGCTGCAGTGTTTTTGGTTTCCCTTCAGCGCACTGACCTGTATCTAGAGGACTGACCCACGTCTAGAATGCTGACTCTAAGAAGGGCTCAGTATTCTAGAACtaggaatgacctgtgtctacagtactgacctttgacctccagacgcacttgtttcctcctcaggatctgcttgtctctgttgtagacggtgcaggtgtaggtgcgGGTGTCCAGGTCTGTGGGGTGTTTCAGGAtcagactgaggtctccagttctcagtgggtcttctttcatctctgttctgtttctgtatttatCGTCCTGTTCATTAGTTCTGTCAGAGCCGTCCTCATACACATGGACCTTCCTGTCACCATAGGCCGTCCACTCCACTGTGACCTGACTGACGTCCTCTATATGAAATGTGGTTTTCcagggcagcaggacagacttaagccctgaatccacctccacctgttggactgagaacAACAACCATACCATCAGACAACAGCAGAGGAAAATATCTGCCATGGACACACTTCTAAGTAATATTTGTTCAATCTGTGTTGAATCATCAGCAGAACTGACTGCTTATTAAACTGTTAACTCCTATTCTCAGTTCAACTACATTTGACATTTGTGTCTGATAATCCAGGCGCCTTTAGTTTTCTCATCTTCTGTCTacagcactgacctttgacctccagcaCCACTCGTTTCTTCTTCAGGACCTTGTCTTTGTTGTAGACAGTGCATGAGTAGCTGCTGGTCTCCAGGTCTGTTGGGTGTTTCAGGGTTAAACTGAAGTCTCCAGTTCTCAGCCAGTGTTtcttcatctctgttctgtttctgtaaatCTGGTCCTGTTCATCAGGTTGGCCAGAGCCGTACTTATGCACAATGAGCTGATCGTTTTCTAAGTTCCTCCACTCCACGCTGATTTGTCTGAAGTTCTTTGTCAGGTGAGCTATAGTTTTATAtggcagcaggacagactcctccCCTGAATCCACCGCCACCTCATAGACtgagaacaaacaaataaaaataggaccaatggccacattaaaagctttgggaaatgtatccagatgccatttattatcacccagttatgtgtatttattatattacagaaatagtccgtgttttggtcatattccaatcagatctgtaaaaaattcaaattccaacttgatatcattgatacttactgattcaatccacttcctatctcttataatggaaacatttttcgaagtcacaccaaatccagaatcagatccgaatcgaaataatttcaataccttgtgttgacatcatcatacagaagctgtataccaagtttgaagtcagtcggaattgtagtttcggagaagaagacgattgtgctgtgatcagactgttggatgacccgtagaatgaactaatgtgtgagttacacaaatactaaatctatatttacctGGGGGTGATCTGAGTcagccctgtcagaccagtgtcactcacagtAGTGGTCACTCTCCGCTCAAACGGGCTGAGTTCGTCCTCTTCTCTACTTCCGCCTGTTTCGTCCTccacttcgcgtccaccttgatgtcatcatctgatcatgcagagaggggaatcccagagggaatcccatctgcagaccctgtttataccaatttgcatatttaaatgtgggcgtggagagggaggagtctggtactccaacatatgcgctcaattccagctgattgattgggatgtataaaggaaatgtgcttggattctggcgtacgctcagttttattcatctggatttttttctgcatttggacttttctggatttaagcgtacgccaggtttcagtatgaaaccCACGCAAGTctgtatacatgaggccccaggtgtttTAACGCCTCTTCTATTATTGTGGAAGAAATAAATTTATTCTAATCTATGTTGATGTGAAAGGTGAGCACATGGTCTGTGTCTTATGACTGTATCATCTGTAAGTTTGTTGTGTACCTTAAATATTATGGTCCAATTGCTGTTGATGGATAAACGATTAGAACTTAATTTTTAAGCTCACCGTCCCAGCCTCCACCTGCCAGTGGATTACAAACTTCCTAACAGATAGGAGACAGCAGGTGAGGTTAGGAAAATTCACATCTAGCACCCAGACAACCAGCACAGGCGCCCCCCAGGGATGTGTGCTCTCCCCACTGCTCTTCTCCCTCTacaccaggggtcggcaacctttaacactcaaagagccatttcgacccggtttccacggaaaagacaagactgggagccgcaaacactttttgacatctgaaatgaagatgttacctatatataccgtaaattccggactataagccgctacttttttcccatacTTTAAACACTGCGACTTACACTCCGAcacggcttatacaacgattttaccggtaccacggcttggtgccgcgctgcgcacctcggtggtgccacgccgcgcacctcggggccaacgctaggtgccgttgcaccacCGTACCATGGCTCaatgccaggtgccgtggcaccgcggtggtgccacaactgggtgccaccggtgccacggcaccaccggcacctcgagccgaggcaccaccgcggtatacatatacatacatacatatatatatatatatatatatatatatatatatacatatataaaaattatttatttatttatttattttacagacagTATTCCTGTATATATCCACTCACTGtgtaaaaactccaatttgcactctgtacatgttccattgtaaatccactgtaaatctcaacccatcgTTGcctctgtctctagtggactgttggtctagattgtgtccaggtccacatgttaTTCTGTTGGTCTTCTTCtcaatgtaaaaaccgaagccaaattccttgtatgtgttcacatacttggccaataaagctgattctgattctgatcaacATCATTTAAAGGAGCAGTTTAAGGGGCTTTCACATCAAAGGTGTTTGTTTGCTTTAAGTAGACCAGTTTGTTTTCCTCTGATAATCTGGTTCATTTGGGGACGTGTGAACATGCAACTGAACTTGAATGTTGGAACCCCTGTCGAATCAAACTGAGTCCCCGATCAAACATAATCCCCAAACAAACCTATTCCCACAAACCGATTCCCCAATCGAACCGAGCCCCCAACTGAACTGAGTCCCCAATGGAACCAAGTCTACCATTAGGTATGAAAAAGACTTAAGACACcagtttgactgttgtttgtgtctgtgtacTGTAAAATTATACACATTCTCTGAAGCATTTCTCTGATCAGTCCACTGTGACTCCTGACTGTTGACCTCCTCAGCAGCGACGACACAGACACACATTACAATCACAAACTTGGTATGTAGGTTTCTATATGTATGAGTGACAGTCTGCTTCTATAATCACATGAGACAAAGAAAAACGTGATAAAGAACAGCACAATGGGTAATATAGGAACAGATGTgacatacctgacagaaaataccCACGTAAAATAAGTAAAAGTCTTAGAAGGATTATAAGAGCAACAGCAACCAGGAGAACTGTGGCCCAGGTTGGAAAACCACCTGTGGACGACAAAAAACACCCACATTAACTCCAGCTAAGACATGATCGTATGATGACGGGCCAATTAAATCCTAACAAATCTTTAAAGACATTATCAAATACCCTAAAACCTGCTTTATATGAAGCTGAAAAGAGAGATGTGTATTATTCTGTGTACCTGTTTGACAGCTGATCATATGAAAGAGCCAGAGTTGATAAGGTGGAGTACTGACTGTAGTACTGAGTAGTGATAAGTAGTATTGACAGTAAGAGTATTGAAAAGTGTCTTTCCTACATTAGCATGAAATGGCATCAGGACATGGAtctccatatttaatgttttagaCCCAGAAGTGTGAGCTGCAGAagaaggtgtgtgttttcagactggAGCTGTTTCATGTGGTCTATCCCAGCACTGACCTTGGACCACCTGGAGCAGGACTTTAGACCTCAGGACATCTCCTTCCCTGTAGACGGTGCAGATATACACACCTCCGTCTCTGTCTGTGGGGTTTTTCAGAGTCAGACTCATGTCTTTATTCATCTCTGTGCGGCCACAGTAAAACCTGGCCTGTGTTTGAAGATCATCAGCTTTATTCTGGTACACATGGACCACCACCAGTTGTGGATCAAAGTGAGTCCACTCCACTGTGGTGTCTTCAGGCAGATCAGCTGAGGCTTTACAAGGCAGCTGGATAGACTCCGCCCCCTGCtggacctccacctcctcctcgtcATCTGACAGGAAACAGACCACAATGATTAGAACATACAATAAAGCCCTCTAGAACTTCAACAACACACACTATTCACATTAAATGGAGACAAACAATAACAATCCAagatgtgttttttcagtaacagATTGACCAAAAGTTCAGCTGAACCCTTCATCCTGAACCAGTGACAAAATGGAATAATCCAGTCAGTAGCTTCTGTGCATAAACAGTCAGGGTGAAGTGGTACATGTTTGATGAAGGTTGTGTTGTGAAGAAA
This sequence is a window from Sphaeramia orbicularis chromosome 3, fSphaOr1.1, whole genome shotgun sequence. Protein-coding genes within it:
- the LOC115413184 gene encoding uncharacterized protein LOC115413184; the protein is MVYEVAVDSGEESVLLPYKTIAHLTKNFRQISVEWRNLENDQLIVHKYGSGQPDEQDQIYRNRTEMKKHWLRTGDFSLTLKHPTDLETSSYSCTVYNKDKVLKKKRVVLEVKVQQVEVDSGLKSVLLPWKTTFHIEDVSQVTVEWTAYGDRKVHVYEDGSDRTNEQDDKYRNRTEMKEDPLRTGDLSLILKHPTDLDTRTYTCTVYNRDKQILRRKQVRLEVKVQQVKVDSGLKSVLLPWKTTLHIEDVSQVTVEWTAYGARKVHVYEDGSDRTNEQDDEYRNRTEMKEDPLRTGDLSLILKHPTDLDTHTYTCTVYNRDKQILRRKQVRLKVKGQYCRHRLRGGGRGGGKVGPAAPSAQPLTCLRTPQWSGDESIPAPLRLEWNCCVVLSLDLDHSEHSLLSSFCPSFPSRLTEHCAQ